The Flavobacteriales bacterium genome contains the following window.
CAAGTGCGAAGCGTGCATGGCCAATGCAAGCACATAGAGCCCCAACCAACCGGACCACTGCCTGTCCGAGAGGCCGTAAAGCACCAACGCCATCACCATCAGCGGTGTGTACACGTCCGTCATCACCTGGCTGCCCAGGAACGAAACACCGGTAAGGCCGCACACAACGATCGCGATTAGCATCGCTAGGTGCGGTGCGAAGAGGCGGATGAACGCAAGGGTGGTAGCGGCGAGCAAAGCGCACTGGAAGAGGACAACTATCCAGAGGCTCACACCTTCCAAGCTGGTGAGCCGCAGCAATAGGCCATAGGTGATGGGTCTGTCCACCGGTGTTTCCAGCAGGAAACCGCACTCGATGTACGTGGCGGAATCAGGGTAGAACGTCGGGTAGCCGTTCCAAAGGGCCACCCACATCAAACCTGCCATGAAAGCTGCGAACTGCAGGCCTTTCAACAACGGAGGGCGTGTGCCCATGATAGCGGCAATGATCGGCCGAAGCCCCTACCGCTCCATGATATTGAACGGCTCCACCTTCGGCGCATCGGGGCCTGCGGTGGTGAGGAGCTTCTGCTTCAGCTTCTCGGCGTAGTGGCCTTGGCCGATGACGCTGTGGCGGTCGATCTGCCGAGGGCCTTCAATGGTCCAGTCGCTGGTCTTCTTCTTCTCGAACCGGCAGGTGTTGCAGATGAAGTCCTCCACCTCGCCCCATTGGTCCTTGCGACCGGTCACGCGCAGGATCTCCTCCCCTTTCATCCACACCACGGCCCTGCCGGTGCACTTGGGGTTCTCGCAGTTTCGGTGGGCGTCCTGCGGATTGGTGAACCACACGCGGCTGGCGAAGCGGAAGGTCTTGTCGGTGAGCGCGCCCACGGGGCACACATCGATCATGTTGCCGCTGAAGTCGTTGTCGATGGCCTCTTGCACGTAGGTACTGATCTCAGCGGCATCGCCCCGGTTGATGGCGCCGTGCACGCGGCCATCGGTGATCTGCTCGGCCACCTTCACGCAGCGGTAGCAGAGGATGCACCGCGTCATATGCAGCTTGATGGTGTCGCCGATGTCGATGGGGTCGAACGTGCGGCGCTCGAACTGGTAGCGGCTGGCCTCGGCGCCGTGCTCGTAGCCAAGGTCCTGCAGGTGGCACTCACCGGCCTGGTCGCAGATGGGGCAATCGAGCGGGTGGTTGATGAGCAGGAACTCGGTGACGCCCTTGCGCGCGTCGAGCAGCTCGGCGTTGATGGTGTTCTCCACCACCATGCCGTCCATGACGTTGGTGCGGCAGCTGGCCACGGGCTTGGGCATGGGGCGCGGGTCCTTCTCGCTGCCCTTGGTCACCTTCACGATGCACGTGCGGCAGTAGCCCCCGCTGGTCTTCAGCTTGCTGTAATAGCACATGGTGGGGGGCACCACGTGGCGATGCGCCTTGTCGCGCTCGCCGATCATGCGTGCCGCCTGCAGGATCGTGGTCCCGTCGGGTACCTCGATCTCGATGTTGTCAATGGTGACCTTGGCCATTTGCTTCATCCCGCCACGCTCCGCTCGTGTTGACGAGCCTCTTTGCGATGACGGTGGCGAATGTAGGAGCGGCATGCTTGACGCCGCTCACCCGCGCGAAGCACCTTCAACCCTGAGCCCCGAACCGCTGCCGCCACGGGCAGGGCACGGTGCCGTAGCTACAATACACGCAGCAGGTGCGCGGCTTCGGCCGGGCCACGATGCCGCACCTGGGGCAGTGGTAGAAGTGCACGCTGGCGTTGGCGGGCATCTGGTCCAAACTGCGACGGCCACAGCACGGACAGGTGATGCGGGAGAAATAATAAGGCTTGCCGCGCAGACGGGCCGTGGTGCGCCAGCCCACCCAGCGCGCCAGCTTCGGCGGGTGCATGGCAAGGTGCATGGTTCCCTCAGAGCGTGCTGGCGAGCAGGGCCAATGCAGTAAGCGCCAACAGAAGGGCGTAGGCCAACAGGGGGCCGCTGTTCTTGCGTAAGGTTGCGTTCATGGTGTTTGGTTTTGTGGGTGCAAAGCACCGCGGTGCGCATGGCCTGCACGCAACCATCGCGTGAAGCTTCGTGCTGTTGGACACCGCCCCGTGTTGAAGGATCGTTACGCGCAGCGCGGCGAATTCCCGGAAGCTTTACCTGTCCGGAACATGGGTCGGCACCCTTACGATTTCATTCGCCCCGACAAAGCCCCCAAGACCCGATCGGCCCAGCCATGGTGCGGACCATCGGGCCCAACAGACGAACGCCTCCAGGGATGGGGGCGTTCGTGTTGCATACCATATCCCTTGCGGTGAGCGTTCATCTTGCATGAAACGCTTTGCCCTGCTGCTCTGTCTGCTGGTGCTTCTGCTAACGGCCTGTGCCGGCCCGCGCAAGTGCAACGGGCAGCGCGGTGTGCGCACGCCCATGGGGGTGATGTGATACGGCTGAGCGACTCGCCTTCGCTCAGCGATCGTTAAAGACACCCCATGGCATCGCAGGCACGCGCACGTTCCGTTTATTTCGTTGTTGAAGAACCCGCTCCCATGCGCACGAATTCGCTGATCGCCTTTTGCTGTGCCGCGCTCTTCCTGGCGTGGACCGCCTGCCCGGATGGGGCATCGGCATCCCGCACCCAACGAACATCAGACGCGCACGAGGATCTTTTGGAGGCCGACATCGAACAGCGCACCTGCGCATTGGAAGTGGTGCTGGCAGTGCACAACATGCCTGTACCGCACGTTGCCGACAACGCCCCATTGAAGGGTCCGATGCCCATGGATGTGCCGCCGGGCGGTGCGCTTGCCTGCCTGCCGCCGCCCACGGAATGATCGTACCCTGGCTTCAGCCGATCAACCCCCGCGCCTTCGCCATGAGCCACGGCGCCAACGCAGTAACGATCGGTACCAGCACCCAGATGCGGCCGCGCGACAAGTCGTAGTCGACCAGCAGCTCGCTCCACGGCTTCTTGAAGAGGAAGTGCCCGGCTCCGAACTCGAAGCCGAGCGTCATGGCCAGCCAGAGCGCACCAATGCCCAATGCTTGCGGTGCACCGTCGGGTCCCATCCAATGGATGCCCAACCAGGTGACGAGCAGGATCAAGCCGCACAACATGAGGGTGCTGATGGCGAGACCCCATGCGAGACCGGTATGCGGAATGATGAGCTTGATGCGCACCGTGCCGTTGCCGATGGCGAGCACCATGAGCACGAACCAGAAGAGGATGGCTTTCCACCACATCGCAGGTTGTTTCCGGAAAGGTGCACGTGAACACCGCGAACGCAACTGCCGTACGTCAGCCACGCTCCTTTCGCATCTTTATCCCACCCACCGCACTGGTTCCATGCTCCCACCATGGAAGAACGCAAGCAGGAAATAGAAACCGACCACGCCTGGCTGGAGCGCGCGGGCGACCTCGTCATCCAACGTTGGAAGCCGGGCATCACCCTCGACGTGGCCACCATACGCAGTACCATGCTGGTGCGCCATGAGTTCTTCGGTGCCGACCCCTATGTGATCATCGTGGTGGTGCCCGAGGGCAGCCGCTTCGCCATGAGCTTCCTGGAGAACAACCAGTACAAGGGCACCGCTGTGGAGACTTCCATCATCGGCATGGTGAACGTGGTGGAGGAGGAAGATGTGCGCGCGATCGTGTCGCTCTACTTTGCACAACATCCGCCCGGGTACGAGTTCGCGGTGGTCGGTAGTATGAGCAGTGCACAGGCGTGGGCCAAGGCTTTGCTGGCACGCGAAGGCAAGGGCTGATCCACCTCAGCGACGGAAGCTTCACTGCACAGGCACCGCACGCCGCTCGCGTACTTGACGAGCCAGCACCAGCGCGCCCACCAGGCAGATGCCGAAGAGCAGCGCTTCCACACCGCCGAGCCAGGCTTGTGTAGTGGTGCCCAGGTCCGCATCGCCGAAGAGATCGCCGAGCGCATCGAGGCGAAGGCGCGATGTGACGAAGGAACCTTCGAGGCTCTTGAGACTGCCCGCGAAGAGCTGTCCACCAGCCAGCGGGATGAGCACGCCCGCCACTGCACCCGCCACGCCCGCGCCCACCACGGGCCGCCATGAGGGGAAGGCATCGAAGCCACCACCGAGCAAAGCACCACCGGCCAGCATCGCACCGAGCAGCGCTCCTTCCAATGCGCCGGTGATGCCGGGCAACGTGCGACCGAAAAGCAGGTTGAAGGCATCGAGGCCGAGCAGATCACCGATGCCGCCCACGAGCATGCCGCCGAGTGCCGCGCCCACGATGATCCACGCCTTGCGCTGCTGCGCCCAAAGGCCCGCCGCTGCAATACCCATGCTCACCCCGAAACCACCGGCCATGCCGATGAAGACGACCAGGCTGAGGAAGACGACCAAGGTGCTGAACGTGCCCACGCCTTCGGCGCTGGTCGCGCTGGCCATGACCAGTCCGTAGAACAGGCCACCGACCAGACCGGCCACACCACCGCCCAGTGTACCCGCGATGCCCTCGCGGATGGCGCGCTCCAGCGACTTGCGTTGGTGCGGCGCCACTTGGGCAGATGCTTCCGCGACGGCAGCGGCGGGGGCTTGCGCTGGCGCATCAGGCTGCCACACTTCAACCTTGCCCACGAAACGATAGCCGTAGCGCGGCACCGTTTGCACATAACGCGGCGCGGCCGCATCATCGCCCAGTTGGCGGCGGATGTCCTTGATGCATTGCGTGAGGGCACTGTCGCTGACGATGACTCCGCGCCACACCTCCTCGAAAAAGCGCTCCTTGGAGATCAGCTCACCGTGCTCACGTAGCAGGAGCACCAGCGCATCGAAGTAGCGGCCGTTCAGCTCTATGAGGCGGTCGCCGTGCCACAGCTGGCGTCCGGGAACGTCAACGCGGAAGTCATCGAAGCGGAAATGCGTGGCGTTCAGCACCATATCACGAATATCTCACAACTCCCTCATGCCGCTCATGCACCACCGGCGGACGTTTGCGCCAGCAACAACGGGGACGATCCCGCGCATGAACAACGGCACAAAACAACAAACACGAACGACCATGGCGAGCACGCAGGAGCACAAAATGACAATGGACACGAACAGGGATGAACGGTGGCTGGGCCGCCTGCGGGTGATCGACTGGGGACTGGTGGCCATCCTTCTTCTTCTGCCGGCCATCGGCATGCAAGTGAGCGATGAGGTGAACTGGACAGCGAGCGACTTCGCGCTGGCGGCGGTGCTGCTCATCGGCACCGGGCTGCTGGTGGAACTGGTGGTGCGCAGGAACCGCGACAACAACTACCGCGCAGGCGCCGTGCTGGCGCTCTTCACCACCCTGCTGCTCGCATGGACCAATGCGGCGGTGGGTTTCGTGGGCTCCGGGGTCAACCCGGCCAACGTGCTTTACGTGGCGCTCATCGGGGTGGCCTTCGCCAGCAGCATCGCGGTGGGCTTCAAGGCGGCGGGCATGGCAAAGGCCATGACCATCACCGCCGTTGCGCATGGGCTCATCACCATCATGGCATTCGCCACCGGCCTGGTGCGCGTGGAAGAGACCTTCATCATCATCGTGGTGAACGGGTTCTTCATCGGGCTGTGGAGCGTCGCAGCGGTGCTGTTCAGGCAGGCCGCTCGCGGCACGCCGCTCAGCACCTGGCAGCGGCTGATGCTGCCTGTACTGTTCATCGCCATGGGCCTCGCGCTCATGGTGTACATGGTGGTGGTGGAAGGCGAGCCCGGCGCGGTGCCGCTGCTGTTGGTGCTCGCGGGAATGGGTTGGGCGGGCGTTACGGTGTTGAGGGCAAGGGCGCAGGGGAAGTGAGCGCGAGTTGGGCGCTCACTTCAGCTTCGTGTGCGGTTAAGAGTGGTGAACCGGGCGCGCTACCCCAGCAAAGCCTTGTTCTATTGCAACTTGATGTAGAACGACTTCTTCGTTCGGAAAGGCCGAGGGTACTGTCGTTCGCCCTTGTCGTCAAAGCCCGTTGACTTTCCCCGGAAGTGGCGCAGCTCCATCTCCCGCACCGAGGACAACCAGAACTCGTGGTCGATGAAGACAGGGTTGGACACGTTTTCATCCCAACCGATGGCCAAGTAGTTACGGAAGCGAAGAGGGCTGTTGCTCTGATCGAATTCCTGCTGGGCAACGCTTGTGAGCGCCTTCGGTTTATCGGAACGGGACTCCTTGACGACTTTCGTCTCGGCCTTGTTGAAAGCAAACTGCTCGCTCGGGTAGAGCTTGAACTGGGCATGGTCGAGGTAGGAATGCGGTGGAACGAACACCACCTGCTGCGCGCGTCGGGATACCGATGCGGTGGATGACGAGGAGAAGCCGTAGGAGGCGATGGTAGAGGATCTCATCCAGCCCCAATCCAAGCTTTGAGCACTGACGCCTTGCATCGTTCCGGTTGTGCTGGCTTGGCTGACCTCAACGCTTTCCCAGTAGTCGTACTTGGCCCCGTTGTATATGAAGGAGGACTTCTTCCAATCGATGTACAACGGACGACTGCTCGTGTTGTACACGGAGAAGGCCATCACGCCCTCCGAAGCATAAAAGCTGTAGGAGACGACAACACTGTCGGATTCGAAGACCCATTGATCCGGGGAAAGGCTCTGGCGAACAGAAGCCGTGTTGAACACCTGGATGCGCTCCTGGGCACACCCTGCGAGCAAGAGCGCGCCGAACAGGATCGAGTACGGTCTCATTGAGGAAAAGTAGATCACTTCCGCCACATGGCCCAGCGCTTCGGCGTGCGCGGTGAAGAAAGGTCATTAGCGCTCCTCACTCCACGGACTTCCGTCGTCGCCAAAGCGTGCGGATGATCCAGCGCCACCAGAAGAAGAGCACGCCGAAGGTGAAGAGCACTGCAAGCACGGAACCCGCCATGTGTGCCATGCGGTATCCGGCGGGTGCATCCGATGGCGGGCCGGAGAAGTTGATCAAGGGCACCACCGCCGCATACGTCAGTAAGAGCGCGACGGGCAGGCTAAGCACAGCAAGCACCTTCTTCCACATGATGGGCAAGGTAGGTGGCACATGGAAAGTCCAGACCCGCCGTCGGTCCAGGATGCCTATGGTCAATGGATACTGAACGAAATGCGGAGCAGCTACAGGTGTGACAGCCGTGATGCTGCGGAGGGCGCTCGATGCGAAGGAGGCCACATTGGCAGAAAGATGATCGAAGCCATGCACGACATGCCGAGCGGAACGAAGTTCCACATCAAGTCACGATGATGACCAACGACGAAGCCCCAGTGCGCACTGGGGCGAGCGCAGCGTTGGTGTTGCCCGGGTGATCCCATGTGCGACCAACATGCGGAATTATTTTCCGCATCGAAGCAACCCGTGATCGGCAAGCGCCGTCTAGGGGTCCGAATGCGCGAGCCGCGTTCGAACAATACGGAAGGAACAACGGAGAACATCGTGATCATGACCAGCAACAGCCTACATAGGAACAAGCGACCCATGCAGGGATCAGCGATAGGCAATAGCGCGCTCAAGGGCTATTCGTTGCCGATCAATAGCGAACGGAAGCAGTTCGACGCACGCACGTACCGGTGTTCACCACGATGATGTGATCCACACAGCATCAGCAGCGAACCCGGTCCGAAACGACCGGGTTCGCTGCTTTTGGCCAGTGCGGTACGCGAAGGGGATCCCCGCAATGGGCTGAACTCCGAGGGATCGGAGCGCGGGGATCCCCTGATGGCAATGCCGGGTTGGTGAAATGGAAGACACTCCTCGCTCAGAACGAGGCGCTTGAAGGTTCGAGTCCTTCACCCGGTACGGAAGAAGTTCTTTACATACTGTGCTTTCAGCACAAAACATCTTGCTCGAAAGGGCAAGCACGGGGAAAGGCCGATGGTGTCGGACCTGATGAGGGTCTCTTAGCACCCCTTGGTGCCGCAGCGTTTCGCATGCGGTATGCCGCCACACGGTCGTTCTGTTCCCCTCCAATTGGAAGTCGCAGGTTCGAATCCTGCCATCGTCGCCACAACAAACAGACGATGTAGCTCAGCTTGGCCAGAGCACCAATAGACGTGGGTTCGAATCCCACTCCGACTGAAAATCGGATAGCTCAGCGGTAGAGCACTGGATTTAGGTTCCAGAGGAAGAAGTAGGGCGCTTCTCAAATGCCCACCTCGCTGAAAGCGGTGATGGATCCACCGGCCCGACGCTGCCCTTGAGCGCAACGGACGACCGGCCTTCGTCCTGCGAGCAACGCTCTGCATGAAAACGGCTTCGTGAACTCCTTTCATCCGAACGCATCGGGATCAATGTCCGCCCATGGGACAACGACGATGGCGCGCAACGGTGAACGGACAAGCGCAACCCGCGACATGCATCGCTGTTCCCGACGCAGGCAGGTGGTTGATACACATTGCTTTCTCACTCATCCAAGAGCGTACGCGCTCACCATATACCGGCGAGGTGCCCACCGGACAAAGGGCACCATCATTCACCAGCGTGCCGCACGGTACTGCGACGCGTTGGCAAAAACACAAGTACCATGGTTCAAATACTACGCATCAATCAAGGCCGCGTCGGTCTGGTCTTCCGCAAGGGCGACTACCTCCGCGTGATCAAGCCCGGCCTCCACCTCCTGCGTCCGTTCGACGTTGTGAAGGTGTACGACACCGCGCACCCCTTCACCGCGCCGGTGGAACTGGACCTTCTGTTGAAGGATGCCGAACTGGCCGCGTTGCTCACGGTGGTGGAAGTGCGCGACGAGCAGATCGTCCTGAAGTACCGCAACGGCAACTTCCAGGAAGTACTGAAGCCCGGTCGCTACGCCTTCTTCAAGGGGCTGGTGCAATACGCGTTCATCACGCTGGACCTGCGTGCACTGGAACTGCCGAAGGAGGTGGACCGCGAACTGCTGATGAAGCCCGCGCTGCTGCCTTACATCCGCGCCTACGGCGTGGAGCCGTACGAGAAAGCGGTGCTTATGGTGGACGGTGAAGCACAACGCGTGCTCGACGCGGGTACCTACGTGTTCGCCAAGAACGCCACCGCGGTGCAGGTGCTCAAGGCCGACATGCGCCAGCTGCAGCTGGAGGTGAACGGCCAGGAGATCCTCACCAAGGACAAGGCCGCCCTGCGTGTGAACTTCACGCTGCAGTACCGCATCACCGACATCCGCAAGGCGCTGTTGGAGAACAAGGAGTTCGAAAAGCAACTCTACGTCCTGGTGCAACTGGCCCTGCGTGAGTTCATCGGTACCCGTCTGCTGGACGAAGTGCTGGCCGACAAGGACGCGGTGACGGCCTACGTGAAGGAAAGCGTGAGTGCCAAGGCCGAAGCACTGGGTGTCGCCATCAGCGCTGGCGGTATCAAGGACGTGATCCTGCCGGGCGACATGAAGGAGATCATGAACCAGGTGCTGATCGCGCAGAAGAAGGCGGAAGCCAACACCATCATGCGCCGCGAGGAAACAGCGAGCACGCGCAGCCTGCTGAACACCGCGAAGCTGATGGAAGACAACGCCATGCTTTACAAGCTGAAGGAGATGGAGTACGTGGAAAAGATCGCGGAGAAGGTCGGCGCCATCACCATCAGCGGCAATGCCAAGGTCCTTGACCAGCTGAAGGAGCTGTTCAGCGCGGGCAAGGGTCCTTGAGGAACAATAGGTGAAGGGCGGGGTACTGCACGGACGCGTGCAGGCTCCTCCCGACACCACCACCCATCAGAAGCTGAAATGGATGCCAGCACCGCTTTGCGAAAGCGGAGGATGAAGGTTCGAGTCCTTCCTGATGGTCGAAAACACGAACGAAAATGGAACTGTACGAATTGAAGCCTTCGCTGCAACGGCGCCAGAAACGCCGTGACAAGCGATTGGACGAGGAGGTCATCGAGTGCTACCGCCGCGGGTGCGGATCGAAACATGGCAAGGGATACCTGAAGCGGACCCGCCATTCGGTACCCGATGGGCCGACCATGCACGAGAGCATCAAAGCGCGGCACACCGGAGAACGCAAGGGCTTGAACGACAACCTGGAGCCGCTCATCCGCTACCTGCGCTCACATGTGGGCAAGCATTGGGACAAGGTCCATTCAGACCTCTGCCGATCGCTGGACACGAACACGGTAACGGGTCACCATGTGATGCAGCACCTGAAGCACCTGGTACACACCAATGTGGTGAAGGATGGCATGCGCTTGATCACGCACGATGGACGACAGCCGCGTGAACTGAAGGATGATACCTGGTATCGCCTGCCTGAATTCTATGTGCATCCAAAGAGCGGTGTGCTCATGGTGGTGAAGCACAAGCGCAAGCAGCGGGGACCGAACTACAGGAGTTGACAATTGCCGGGTCGTCTAACGGTAGGACACTGGGTTTTGAGCCCAGCCATACAGGTTCAAATCCTGTCCTGGCAACGTAGTGCATGTGAAGTGGGATCGCTGGATGGTCCGATTGGTAGGGCACCGGGTTTGGGACCCGGATGGTGCCGGTTCGAGTCCGGCTCCGGCAACAATGGGAATGTGGCTCAGTGGTAGAGCAGCTGTTTGTTAAGCAGCCGGTCGAAGGTTCGATCCCTTCCATTCCCTCGATGGTGCCGTAGTTCAGTGGAAGAATATCCGACTGTCTATCGGAAGGTCACGGGTTCGAACCCCGTCGGCACCGCGAAGTATGCGACCTGTAGCTCAATGGTGAGAGCGCCTGCCTTATACGCAGTTGGTTGCTGGTTCAACTCCAGCCGGGTCGACGAATGATGGATCCCTGGCCTAGAGGTCGTATGGAAGACTACCCGCCTCTTAAGCGGAAGGTCCCGGTTCGAATCCGGGTGGGCCAACACGATGCGATCAGTAAGATGAACGAAGGAGTAGCTCCAATGGTAGAGCATCCGGTTGAAGACCGGACCGTGCAGGTTCGACCCCTGCCTCCTTCGCACATGGTGGGCCTGGTGCAATGGCAGCACGTCAGCTTGTGGAGCTGAAGGCAACGGTTCGATCCCGTTGACCCACCCCATGGAAGTCCGCCGGAGATGGTGAGCCGGGCCGGTCCGTAAAACCGGTGCCCTTGCGGGCTGAGCAAGTTCGAGCCTTGCGGCTTCCACTGAACGAAAGAAGAAAGCAACTTTAGAACGACGAACATGAAAGGACTGAAACTGCATGGCAAGGACCTCATCGCGATAGGCTTCCCCGAAGGCCGCGCGATCGGCATCGCCATCAACGTGATGCTGAAGCATCACCGCAAGACGAAGAAGGAGGACGTGCTCGATGAGCTCAAGCGCATCGCGGCCTCCCCCGATGCATACAGCGACCACGAACACTATGCACCCATCGCCGATGCCCTGACCGGTCGCGACCGCAAGACGGAAGCGCAGCACGAGCTCGTGGCACGCAAGGAATACCGCGCGTACGGCCTCGAGCACATCGAGCAGGGCGCCATCCACCAGATGGAAGTGGCGATGAAACTGCCCGTTACGGTGGCCGGCGCGCTCATGCCCGATGCGCACCAGGGCTACGGCCTGCCCATCGGCGGCGTGCTCGCCGTGGAGAACGCGGTGATCCCCTACGGCGTGGGTGTCGACATCGGATGCCGCATGTGCTTGAGCATCTTCAACGTTGCCCCGGAGGTGCTGCGGTCGCATCGCACGGACCACAAACGCCTGCTGAGCGAACACACACGGTTCGGCCGCGCCGTGCACGAGAAGCGCATGGACCATCCCGTGCTCGATCGCGACGAGTTCAGCACCATTCCCGTGGTGAAGCACTTGAAGGACCGCGCGTGGAGCCAGATCGGTTCCAGCGGCAGCGGCAACCACTTCGTGGAGTTCGGTGTGGTGGAGATCACCGGTGCGAACAACGAATTCGACCTCGCGCCCGGCAGCTACCTCGCATTGCTCTCGCACAGTGGTTCGCGCGGCCTGGGCGCGGGTATCGCACAGCACTACACGCGCGTGGCGAAGGAGCTCTGCAAGCTGCCTGCGGAAGCGCAGAACCTGGCGTGGCTATCGCTCGATAGCGCTGCCGGTGCGGAGTACTGGGCGGCGATGAACCTCGCGGGTGATTTCGCGAGCGCTTGCCACCACCAGATCCATGCGCGCATCGCCAAGGCGCTCGGTGAGAAGCCCGCGGCCGTGGTGGAGAACCACCACAACTTCGCGTGGAAGGAGATGCACGAAGGCCGGGAAGTGATCGTGCACCGCAAGGGCGCAACACCCGCTGGCAAGGGCGTGCTGGGCGTGATCCCCGGCAGCATGACGGCGCCCGGCTACATTGTTCGTGGCACGGGTGTGGCCGAGAGCATCAGCTCCGCAAGCCACGGCGCCGGCCGCTTGATGAGCCGCACCAAGGCGAAGGAGACCATCGACCCCAAGAGCGTGAAGCAGCATCTGGAAAAGCACGGCATCGAGCTGATCGGCGGTGGTATCGACGAGGCTCCGATGGCCTACAAGGACATCGCCACGGTGATGCGGAACCAACGTGATCTGGTCGAGGTGCTGGGCTCGTTCACGCCCAAGATCGTGCGGATGTGCGGCGATGGTAGCGCGGCGGAGGACTGATGGCAGGAACGATCGGCATGGACCTCGGAGGCTTTCCGACCCACGCTTATCGCTCCTCCATCCTTGCCATGCGTCGGAACAACCACGCCGTGAAGTCGTTGCCGGTGGCGCTACGCTCACGTTCTTCCTGGGTGCAGTCCCAGACCCAGTCGTAGGAGACCCCGAAGTCCTTGTGGACGGCCGTGATGTGGCAGCACGAACGCAGCGCGCGCACGGCCTCGCTGAACTCTGTTATGGAGAGCCTGCGGGGCAGGACACCGTAGTATCCGTTCTGGGCACCAAGGCTGTCGTTGGTGATGGGGATCTCGCCCGTGCTGTCGTTGTAGGGGTAGTAGCCTGACTTGCCTTTGCCCAGCAGCAGAACTAGCCGTTGTCCCTTGGCGATCTCGAAGCTGCGGGTGTCGCAGGTCCATTCCTTCCACTTGTCAACGTGGATGGTGCGGAGCGAGGTGTCGCCATGAAGGGTCTCTTGGATCCGGAAGGAATAGGAGCCGATGCCTTTGCTGATGATCTCGCCGACCACGATCAGCTCCGCGTTGAGGATGACGGACTCGATGTCCATCTGCATCTTCTTGGCCAAGCACGGCACGTTCACCAGAAGCGCCAGTGGCAAGGCCAGGTAGCGGGTGATGATCCCGCGGTGGCGGGACAAGTTGTTGAGCATGATCTCCGGGAAGTGGAAGGTGCTGCTGAGGATGTCCAATTTCTTCAGACAGCGGAAGTGGTATCGCCTTATTTCCACGTCTCATAGACCTTCTGCAGCGTTGCCGATGAGCCGCTGTATTGAAACAGTTCCGGCTGTGAGAGTATGGAATTCTTGACCAGCCTTTCGGCCTCCTCCTTCGCCCCGTTCTCCAAAAGAATGTTCAGGTGATTGAGCAGCATCCCGTAGTAGCTGCCAAGATGCCGATCGTTGTATGATTCCAGCTTCTTGTGTCCGACCCATTGAAAATCCGGATAGTCGAAATCGGCGTAGTGGAAGTATGGTTGTCCATTGACCTTGGGCAGCCTCTTGATCACCGACTTGGGATCACCTTTACGCGTGAAGGCCATCACCGATAGTCTGTCCCCACATGAGTGCATTAGGAAGAGGAAGAAGATGGCCTTCTCCGTTTC
Protein-coding sequences here:
- a CDS encoding transcriptional regulator; translation: MVLNATHFRFDDFRVDVPGRQLWHGDRLIELNGRYFDALVLLLREHGELISKERFFEEVWRGVIVSDSALTQCIKDIRRQLGDDAAAPRYVQTVPRYGYRFVGKVEVWQPDAPAQAPAAAVAEASAQVAPHQRKSLERAIREGIAGTLGGGVAGLVGGLFYGLVMASATSAEGVGTFSTLVVFLSLVVFIGMAGGFGVSMGIAAAGLWAQQRKAWIIVGAALGGMLVGGIGDLLGLDAFNLLFGRTLPGITGALEGALLGAMLAGGALLGGGFDAFPSWRPVVGAGVAGAVAGVLIPLAGGQLFAGSLKSLEGSFVTSRLRLDALGDLFGDADLGTTTQAWLGGVEALLFGICLVGALVLARQVRERRAVPVQ
- a CDS encoding slipin family protein — its product is MVQILRINQGRVGLVFRKGDYLRVIKPGLHLLRPFDVVKVYDTAHPFTAPVELDLLLKDAELAALLTVVEVRDEQIVLKYRNGNFQEVLKPGRYAFFKGLVQYAFITLDLRALELPKEVDRELLMKPALLPYIRAYGVEPYEKAVLMVDGEAQRVLDAGTYVFAKNATAVQVLKADMRQLQLEVNGQEILTKDKAALRVNFTLQYRITDIRKALLENKEFEKQLYVLVQLALREFIGTRLLDEVLADKDAVTAYVKESVSAKAEALGVAISAGGIKDVILPGDMKEIMNQVLIAQKKAEANTIMRREETASTRSLLNTAKLMEDNAMLYKLKEMEYVEKIAEKVGAITISGNAKVLDQLKELFSAGKGP
- a CDS encoding (2Fe-2S)-binding protein; this encodes MKQMAKVTIDNIEIEVPDGTTILQAARMIGERDKAHRHVVPPTMCYYSKLKTSGGYCRTCIVKVTKGSEKDPRPMPKPVASCRTNVMDGMVVENTINAELLDARKGVTEFLLINHPLDCPICDQAGECHLQDLGYEHGAEASRYQFERRTFDPIDIGDTIKLHMTRCILCYRCVKVAEQITDGRVHGAINRGDAAEISTYVQEAIDNDFSGNMIDVCPVGALTDKTFRFASRVWFTNPQDAHRNCENPKCTGRAVVWMKGEEILRVTGRKDQWGEVEDFICNTCRFEKKKTSDWTIEGPRQIDRHSVIGQGHYAEKLKQKLLTTAGPDAPKVEPFNIMER
- a CDS encoding RtcB family protein, producing MKGLKLHGKDLIAIGFPEGRAIGIAINVMLKHHRKTKKEDVLDELKRIAASPDAYSDHEHYAPIADALTGRDRKTEAQHELVARKEYRAYGLEHIEQGAIHQMEVAMKLPVTVAGALMPDAHQGYGLPIGGVLAVENAVIPYGVGVDIGCRMCLSIFNVAPEVLRSHRTDHKRLLSEHTRFGRAVHEKRMDHPVLDRDEFSTIPVVKHLKDRAWSQIGSSGSGNHFVEFGVVEITGANNEFDLAPGSYLALLSHSGSRGLGAGIAQHYTRVAKELCKLPAEAQNLAWLSLDSAAGAEYWAAMNLAGDFASACHHQIHARIAKALGEKPAAVVENHHNFAWKEMHEGREVIVHRKGATPAGKGVLGVIPGSMTAPGYIVRGTGVAESISSASHGAGRLMSRTKAKETIDPKSVKQHLEKHGIELIGGGIDEAPMAYKDIATVMRNQRDLVEVLGSFTPKIVRMCGDGSAAED